A window of the Gossypium hirsutum isolate 1008001.06 chromosome A03, Gossypium_hirsutum_v2.1, whole genome shotgun sequence genome harbors these coding sequences:
- the LOC107963790 gene encoding uncharacterized protein At5g50100, chloroplastic isoform X4 — protein MQIPKSSMALRGAAMAGGACIGRQRTTPFLLSSSPLFFRVRSLHSPSHPLLRFTSFPNPKTGFKYQIRAIQEVTADTVKSQKGKEDDEQNSPQNWKIKMLYDGDCPLCMREVDMLRERNKQYGTIKFVDISSDDYSPEENQGLDYKTVMGRIHAILSDGTVVTDVEAFRKLYEQVGLGWVYAITKYEPIATIADSIYGVWAKYRLQITGRPPLEEVLETRRKKKVCCLFDG, from the exons ATGCAAATACCAAAGAGCAGTATGGCGTTGAGAGGTGCTGCAATGGCTGGTGGTGCTTGCATTGGAAGACAAAGAACCACCCCATTTCTCCTTTCATCTTCTCCATTATTTTTTAGGGTACGATCCCTTCATTCCCCTTCACATCCTCTCCTAAGATTCACATCTTTTCCTAACCCCAAAACTG GATTTAAGTATCAGATTCGGGCAATACAAGAGGTAACTGCAGATACTGTAAAATCCCAGAAAGGAAAAGAAGatgatgaacaaaattccccacAAAATTGGAAGATTAAAATGCTGTATGATGGAGATTGTCCGCTTTGCATGCGTGAG GTTGATATGCTAAGGGAGAGAAATAAGCAATATGGCACTATCAAGTTTGTTGACATAAGTTCTGATGATTATTCTCCTGAAGAAAATCAAGGATTGGACTACAAAACC GTTATGGGAAGAATTCATGCCATTCTCTCTGATGGAACTGTTGTCACAGATGTTGAG GCGTTTAGAAAATTGTATGAGCAAGTTGGTCTTGGATGGGTTTATGCCATTACCAAATATGAACCA ATTGCGACAATTGCCGATTCCATCTATGGTGTTTGGGCAAAATATCGTCTTCAAATTACTG GCCGGCCACCATTAGAAGAGGTCTTGGAgacaagaagaaagaaaaag GTTTGTTGTTTATTTGATGGATGA
- the LOC107963787 gene encoding short-chain dehydrogenase TIC 32, chloroplastic, with translation MWIFGSKGPSGFSSSSTAEEVTQGIDGSALTAIVTGASSGIGEETTRVLALRGVHLVMAVRNVDAGRNVKEAILKEIPGAKIDVMALDLSSMASIRKFASQYQSSNLPLNLLINNAGVVTPFMLSHDGIELHFATNYLGPFLLTDLLLETMKKTARESNIEGRIVNVSSIGHRLTYSEGIRFDKINDESGYYSWYAYGQSKLANILHAKELSRRLKEDGVEITANSLHPGGILTNILRHDHCMNGFCHLIGKYFLKSIPQGAATTCYVALHPHVKGVSGEFFKDSNICNTSSMAKDVDLAKKLRDFSFTLINPK, from the exons ATGTGGATTTTTGGAAGTAAAGGACCATCAggattctcttcttcttctacaGCAGAGGAAGTTACTCAAGGGATTGATGGATCTGCCCTCACTGCCATTGTTACAG GAGCATCCAGCGGTATTGGTGAAGAGACGACCCGTGTCCTTGCATTGCGCGGTGTCCACTTAGTTATGGCCGTAAGGAATGTGGATGCCGGTCGGAATGTCAAAGAAGCaatattaaaagaaatacctGGTGCTAAGATTGATGTAATGGCATTAGATCTAAGCTCAATGGCATCAATAAGAAAATTTGCATCACAATATCAATCCTCTAATCTTCCCCTGAATCTACTAAT CAACAACGCTGGGGTCGTAACACCGTTCATGTTATCACACGACGGCATCGAATTGCATTTTGCAACCAACTATTTAG GTCCTTTTCTTCTAACCGATCTTCTATTGGAGACTATGAAAAAAACAGCACGCGAAAGCAACATAGAAGGGAGGATTGTCAATGTATCTTCGATAGGTCATCGGCTTACGTATAGCGAGGGAATCCGTTTCGATAAAATCAACGACGAATCAGG ATACTACTCTTGGTATGCTTATGGACAATCAAAGCTTGCTAACATATTACATGCTAAGGAGCTTTCTAGGCGTCTAAAG GAAGATGGGGTGGAGATTACAGCAAATTCACTTCATCCCGGAGGAATACTGACCAATATTTTGCGCCACGATCATTGCATGAATG GCTTTTGTCATTTGATTGGAAAATATTTCCTCAAAAGTATTCCACAG GGAGCTGCCACTACATGTTATGTTGCATTACACCCACATGTTAAAGGTGTTAGTGGAGAATTTTTCAAGGACAGCAACATATGTAACACAAGCTCTATGGCTAAAGATGTAGATTTGGCTAAAAAACTAAGGGATTTTAGCTTCACCTTGATCAATCCCAAGTAG
- the LOC107963790 gene encoding uncharacterized protein At5g50100, chloroplastic isoform X3 — protein MQIPKSSMALRGAAMAGGACIGRQRTTPFLLSSSPLFFRVRSLHSPSHPLLRFTSFPNPKTGFKYQIRAIQEVTADTVKSQKGKEDDEQNSPQNWKIKMLYDGDCPLCMREVDMLRERNKQYGTIKFVDISSDDYSPEENQGLDYKTVMGRIHAILSDGTVVTDVEAFRKLYEQVGLGWVYAITKYEPIATIADSIYGVWAKYRLQITGRPPLEEVLETRRKKKADICNDNNCKI, from the exons ATGCAAATACCAAAGAGCAGTATGGCGTTGAGAGGTGCTGCAATGGCTGGTGGTGCTTGCATTGGAAGACAAAGAACCACCCCATTTCTCCTTTCATCTTCTCCATTATTTTTTAGGGTACGATCCCTTCATTCCCCTTCACATCCTCTCCTAAGATTCACATCTTTTCCTAACCCCAAAACTG GATTTAAGTATCAGATTCGGGCAATACAAGAGGTAACTGCAGATACTGTAAAATCCCAGAAAGGAAAAGAAGatgatgaacaaaattccccacAAAATTGGAAGATTAAAATGCTGTATGATGGAGATTGTCCGCTTTGCATGCGTGAG GTTGATATGCTAAGGGAGAGAAATAAGCAATATGGCACTATCAAGTTTGTTGACATAAGTTCTGATGATTATTCTCCTGAAGAAAATCAAGGATTGGACTACAAAACC GTTATGGGAAGAATTCATGCCATTCTCTCTGATGGAACTGTTGTCACAGATGTTGAG GCGTTTAGAAAATTGTATGAGCAAGTTGGTCTTGGATGGGTTTATGCCATTACCAAATATGAACCA ATTGCGACAATTGCCGATTCCATCTATGGTGTTTGGGCAAAATATCGTCTTCAAATTACTG GCCGGCCACCATTAGAAGAGGTCTTGGAgacaagaagaaagaaaaag GCTGACATATGCAATGACAACAATTGCAAGATATGA
- the LOC107963789 gene encoding short-chain dehydrogenase TIC 32, chloroplastic, with protein sequence MWFFGSKGPSGFSSSSTAEEVTQGIDGSALTAIVTGASSGIGVETTRVLALRSVHVVMAVRNVDAGRNVKEAILKEIPGAKIDVMELDLSSLASIRKFASQYQSSNLPLNLLINNAGVGTPFMLSHDGIELQFATNYLGPFLLTDLLSETMKKRARESNIEGRIVNVSSIGHRFTYSEGIRFDKINDESGYSSWYAYGQSKLATILHAKELSRRLKEDGVEITANSLHPGAILTNIMRHNGFMNGFFHLIGKYFLKSIPQGTATTCYVALHPQVKGVSGEFFMDSNISTPSSMAKDVDLAKKLWDFSFTLINPK encoded by the exons ATGTGGTTTTTTGGAAGTAAAGGACCATCAggattctcttcttcttctacaGCAGAGGAAGTTACTCAAGGGATTGATGGATCTGCCCTCACTGCCATTGTGACGG GAGCATCGAGCGGTATTGGTGTAGAGACAACCCGCGTCCTTGCATTGCGCAGTGTCCACGTAGTTATGGCCGTAAG AAATGTGGATGCTGGTCGGAATGTCAAGGAAGCAATACTAAAAGAAATACCTGGTGCTAAGATTGATGTAATGGAATTAGATCTAAGCTCATTGGCATCAATAAGAAAATTTGCATCACAATATCAATCGTCTAATCTTCCCTTGAATCTACTAAT CAACAACGCCGGGGTTGGAACACCGTTCATGTTATCGCACGATGGCATCGAATTGCAATTTGCAACCAACTATTTAG GTCCTTTTCTTCTAACCGATCTTCTATCGGAGACTATGAAAAAAAGAGCACGCGAAAGCAACATAGAAGGGAGGATTGTCAATGTATCTTCGATAGGTCATCGGTTTACGTATAGCGAGGGAATCCGCTTCGACAAAATCAACGATGAATCAGG ATACTCCTCTTGGTATGCTTATGGACAATCAAAGCTTGCTACCATATTACATGCCAAGGAGCTTTCTAGGCGTCTAAAG GAAGATGGGGTGGAGATTACAGCAAATTCACTTCATCCCGGAGCAATTCTGACCAATATTATGCGCCACAATGGTTTCATGAATG GCTTTTTCCATTTGATTGGGAAATATTTTCTCAAGAGTATTCCACAG GGAACTGCCACTACATGTTATGTTGCATTACACCCACAAGTTAAAGGTGTTAGTGGAGAATTTTTCATGGACAGCAACATAAGTACCCCAAGCTCTATGGCTAAAGACGTAGATTTGGCTAAAAAACTATGGGATTTTAGCTTCACCTTGATCAATCCCAAGTAG
- the LOC107963785 gene encoding UDP-glycosyltransferase 74F2, giving the protein MQNQRRHAHVLVVTYPAQGHINPLIQFAKRLTSKGVKTTVATTLYTVKSINVSSTIAIEPISDGFDEGGFNQAPTLQAYLESFKAAGSKTLTELIMKLNNSGTPVCCVAYDLMLPWALDVAKDFGISAAMMLTNSASVCSLYWHINQGGLNLLVKQETLAAPPMPGLPSLDVSDLPSFLAQPTSQSAYLALILDIFGICEENDWVFCNSFEELESELVEALMAKWPVVMIGPMVPSFYLDSRIEGDTSYGASLWNYDNDQCLKWLDSMPLKSVVYVSFGSMASISNEQFQEIAWGLKASNMPFLWVAKELKDNQLLELIDSIGEMGLVVKWCNQLEVLAHQAVGCFVTHCGWNSTLEGLSLGVPMVCVPQWSDQPTNAKFLAHVWKVGVRAKQDQGIVTREELGNCLREVMIGERSGEIKSNASKWKELAKRAVSVGGSSDRNIDEFIAKLLKPDQ; this is encoded by the exons ATGCAAAACCAGAGAAGGCATGCCCATGTGTTAGTGGTCACATACCCTGCACAAGGCCACATCAACCCTCTCATCCAGTTTGCTAAACGCTTAACCTCCAAAGGAGTGAAAACCACCGTAGCGACCACCCTTTACACCGTCAAGTCCATCAATGTAAGCAGTACGATAGCTATCGAGCCGATCTCCGATGGTTTTGATGAAGGAGGGTTCAACCAAGCTCCAACTCTACAAGCTTACTTGGAATCCTTCAAAGCTGCTGGGTCTAAAACATTGACAGAGCTGATTATGAAGCTTAACAACTCGGGGACACCAGTCTGTTGCGTTGCGTACGATTTGATGCTGCCTTGGGCTCTTGATGTAGCTAAAGATTTCGGTATTTCTGCAGCTATGATGTTGACGAACTCGGCTTCGGTGTGCTCCTTGTATTGGCATATCAATCAAGGTGGCTTGAATTTGCTTGTGAAACAGGAAACCTTAGCAGCCCCGCCAATGCCTGGGTTGCCTTCCCTCGACGTATCTGATTTGCCAAGTTTTCTTGCTCAGCCGACCAGTCAATCTGCTTATTTAGCACTGATCTTGGATATTTTTGGCATTTGTGAGGAAAATGATTGGGTTTTCTGTAACTCTTTCGAAGAGCTCGAAAGTGAG CTGGTCGAGGCTCTGATGGCAAAATGGCCCGTCGTAATGATTGGTCCCATGGTGCCATCATTCTACTTAGATTCTCGAATTGAAGGAGATACAAGCTATGGGGCTAGCCTGTGGAACTATGATAATGATCAGTGTCTCAAATGGCTGGACTCAATGCCATTAAAATCGGTGGTATACGTATCATTTGGAAGCATGGCAAGCATCTCCAATGAACAATTTCAGGAAATAGCATGGGGCTTGAAAGCAAGTAATATGCCCTTCCTATGGGTTGCAAAGGAACTCAAAGACAACCAGCTGCTCGAGCTCATTGACTCGATTGGAGAAATGGGGCTAGTTGTTAAATGGTGCAACCAACTAGAGGTGCTGGCTCACCAAGCAGTAGGATGCTTCGTAACACATTGTGGATGGAACTCAACTCTAGAAGGCTTGAGCCTAGGCGTTCCGATGGTGTGTGTGCCACAATGGAGTGACCAGCCAACTAATGCTAAGTTCTTAGCGCATGTATGGAAGGTAGGTGTGAGAGCTAAACAAGACCAAGGGATCGTCACGAGGGAGGAACTTGGGAATTGTTTAAGGGAAGTCATGATCGGAGAAAGAAGCGGAGAGATTAAGAGTAACGCATCGAAATGGAAAGAGCTTGCTAAAAGAGCTGTTAGTGTAGGTGGGAGCTCAGATAGGAACATAGATGAGTTTATTGCAAAGCTGCTAAAGCCTGACCAGTAA